The following proteins come from a genomic window of Panthera leo isolate Ple1 chromosome E2, P.leo_Ple1_pat1.1, whole genome shotgun sequence:
- the NUCB1 gene encoding nucleobindin-1, protein MPSSGPRAVLLLLPLLLLLRAVLAVPLERGTPQQESPATESPDTGLYYHRYLQEVINVLETDGHFREKLQAANAEDIKSGKLSRELDFVSHHVRTKLDELKRQEVSRLRMLLKAKMDAEQEPNVQLDHLSLLKQFEHLDPQNQHTFEARDLELLIQTATRDLAQYDAAHHEEFKRYEMLKEHERRRYLESLGEEQRKEAERKLEEQQRRHREHPKVNVPGSQAQLKEVWEELDGLDPNRFNPKTFFILHDINSDGVLDEQELEALFTKELEKVYDPKNEEDDMREMEEERLRMREHVMKNVDTNQDRLVTLEEFLASTQRKEFGDTGEGWETVEMHPAYTEEELRRFEEELAAREAELNAKAQRLSQETEALGRSQGRLEAQKRELQQAVLQMEQRKQQQQSQNGPAPGPEGQLKFSQDTDDAPVPAPAGDQKDVDPSEKKVPDQPPELPRLDTQHL, encoded by the exons ATGCCTTCCTCCGGGCCCCGCGCAGTCCTTCTCCTGCtaccgctgctgctgctgctgcgcgCTGTTCTGGCGGTGCCCCTGGAGCGGGGGACGCCCCAGCAGGAGAGCCCTGCGACCGAGAGCCCC GACACAGGCCTCTACTACCACCGGTATCTCCAGGAAGTCATCAACGTGCTGGAGACAGATGGGCATTTCCGCGAGAAGCTGCAGGCTGCCAACGCCGAGGATATCAAG AGTGGAAAGCTGAGCCGGGAGCTGGACTTTGTCAGCCATCATGTCCGCACCAAGCTGGACGAGCTGAAGCGGCAAGAGGTGTCCCGGCTGCGGATGCTCCTCAAGGCCAAGATGGACGCCGAGCAGGAGCCCA ATGTACAGTTGGATCACTTGAGCCTCCTGAAGCAGTTTGAACACCTGGACCCTCAGAATCAGCACACATTCGAGGCTCGGGACCTAGAGCTGCTGATCCAGACG GCTACCCGAGACCTTGCCCAGTATGATGCAGCCCATCACGAAGAGTTCAAACGCTACGAGATGCTCAAGGAACATGAGAGACGCCGTTATCTGGAGTCACTGGGAGAGGAACAGcgaaaggaggcagagaggaagctgGAAGAGCAACAGCGCCGGCACCGAGAGCATCCCAAAGTCAACGTACCT GGCAGCCAAGCCCAGTTGAAGGAGGTGTGGGAGGAGCTGGATGGATTGGACCCCAACAGGTTTAACCCCAAGACCTTCTTCATATTGCATG ATATCAACAGTGATGGTGTCCTGGATGAGCAGGAGCTGGAGGCCCTCTTCACCAAGGAG CTGGAGAAGGTGTATGACCCAAAGAATGAAGAAGACGACATGAGGGAAATGGAGGAGGAGCGGCTTCGCATGAGGGAGCACGTGATGAAGAAC GTGGACACCAACCAGGACCGCCTCGTGACCCTGGAGGAGTTCCTCGCATCCACCCAGAGGAAGGAATTCGGGGACACCGGGGAAGGCTGGGAG ACAGTGGAGATGCACCCTGCCTACACGGAGGAGGAACTAAGGCGTTTTGAGGAGGAGCTGGCCGCCCGGGAGGCAGAGCTGAATGCCAAGGCTCAGCGCCTCAGCCAGGAGACAGAGGCTCTAGGGCGCTCCCAGGGCCGCCTGGAGGCCCAGAAGAGAGAGCTGCAGCAG GCCGTTCTGCAAATGGAACAAaggaaacagcagcagcaaagcCAGAACggcccagcccctggccctgaGGGACAGCTCAAGTTCAGCCAGGACACAG ATGATGCGCCTGTCCCAGCGCCGGCCGGTGACCAGAAGGATGTAGACCCTTCAGAAAAGAAGGTTCCCGATCAGCCCCCCGAGCTGCCCCGGTTGGATACCCAGCACCTGTGA